A single region of the Kwoniella botswanensis chromosome 1, complete sequence genome encodes:
- a CDS encoding DNA-directed RNA polymerase II subunit RPB1 produces MTVTFPYSSAPAKQIKEIQFGVMSPEEIKAFSVAKIEYTEVMDEATNRQKVGGLMDPKMGTIDRNFKCQTCLEGMAECPGHFGHIELARPVFHAGFIIKVKKILECVCYSCGKLKVDMRDPMVANVVRRVKAQHRLRAVWVLAKDKKVCETDSLEDNQDGDATAEDQFMAEQGKPKGHGGCGHEQPLWRKKGLKLTGIWKPTDKGEDTAEPEERNVSPGEVHNILKKIPPEDLHIMGLNAEYARPDWMILTVLPVPPAAVRPSIAIDGGALRSEDDLTYKLQSIIKFNGIVRRMEAEGVPPSVVNEQFDLLQYHVATYMDNEIAGLPRDQHKAGRAIKAIRARLKGKEGRMRGNLMGKRVDFSARTVITGDPNLQLDQVGVPRSIAMTLTYPERVTPYNIVYLQTLVNNGPATYPGARYYVKDTGERVDLKYRKSGEPISLQFGWIVERHLKDGDFVLFNRQPSLHKMSMMSHRVKLMNYSTFRLNLSVTSPYNADFDGDEMNLHVPQSEETRAELSQIAWVPRQIVSPQANKPVMGIVQDTLCGIRKFTLRDNLLDWLQVQHILLWTVGWDGTIPPPAILKPKPMWTGKQLLSMTIPKGINITKKNNEKPSPIDVTDENVLIDNGELIYGTIVKNMAGAANDGLVHVIFRELGPVAARDWFSACQQMINFWLLHYGFSVGIGDTIVDKATMAGITNRMVEAKEAVQRLISEAEANKMKPKPGMTIRETLEASIANELNKARDWTGKTTQDNLKGDNNVKQMVVSGSKGSFINISQMSGVVGQQFVEGKRITFGFKHRSLPHFSRDDYGPESRGFVENSYLRGLTPQEFWFHAMGGREGLIDTAVKTAETGYIQRRLVKAMEDLKVGYDGTVRNSVGDVVQFLYGEDGMDGSAMEKQSLDIIRLSNKAFERRYKIDVLSATGGFKKGALQAGIDQSSVELQTLLDEEFRQYTEDRQLLRDHIYTDGTPGHPLPVNIQRVIQNSQQIFHIDPRVPSDLDPAYLIEQRQALSDRLVVVRGDDKLSRDAQHNATLVFNMLLRSHLATRRVIEEYHLNREAFDWVIGEIEQIFNKAVVNASEMVGTLAAQSIGEPATQMTLNTFHYAGVASKSVTGGVPRLKEIINVAVNIRTPALNVYLDPEYSRTEEDAHQIMRKLTYTRLRDITASVEIFYDPKLDSTDIEEDQDFVDAFFAIPDEDIRLELHSPWLLRLELDRAKVLEGGYEMSQIVNAIAEQVGKDVFVIHSEDNAPKLIIRLRVVAEKEDEELLGDEDMFLKRIEGTLLDQVVLGGIKGIQRVFISEGKQVVLSQHGEYDQAKEWFLETDGINLKEVMAVDGVDGPRTYSNNCYEVYTTLGIEGARNALYKELNGVIEMGGSYVNYRHLALLCDLMCSKGSLMSITRHGINRTDAGALSRSSFEETVEILLEAAAVGDVDDCRGVAENVLLGQMAPMGTGAFDVSLDMNMLKDVIVDHRLPVQNMLAASGGLAGGMTPGGAMTPYDNFSPMWDGAKGSVGSAAFSPMQTSNNEEGGNFAYMGYGTSPMHGGMSPAAAGYSPSSPAGYSPTSPFAVTSPAYSPTSPFAGAGAASPWVPRGGFGGATSPAYSPTSPQYSPSSPQFSPASPSFSPSSPTYSPASPAYAGTGAGAGMNRASPYSPASPAYSPTSPMGGMGVTSPQYSPTSPRYSPASPAFSPTSPTYSPTSPAAFQATSPRYSPTSPQFSPTSPTYSPASPAYSPASPAYSPASPAYSPASPAYSPASPAYGVNGNAAQANGQNGAGQRPNGNANGQVRPGWGNTGTYGASPSWKS; encoded by the exons ATGACGGTCACCTTCCCATACTCATCGGCTCCGGCCAAGCAGATCAAGGAGATTCAGTTCGGTGTGATGAGTCCTGAGGAGATT AAAGCATTCTCTGTGGCCAAGATCGAATATACAGAAGTGATGGATGAGGCTACGAACAGGCAGAAAGTTGGAGGTCTGATGGACCCTAAAATGGGCA CCATCGACCGTAATTTCAAATGTCAAACGTGTCTGGAAGGTATGGCAGAATGTCCAGGTCATTTCGGTCATATCGAATTAGCCAGACCAGTCTTTCACGCCGGTTTCATCATCAAAGTGAAAAAGATCTTGGAATGTGTTTGCTATAGCTGTGGGAAACTCAAAGTTGACATG CGAGATCCAATGGTTGCGAATGTCGTTCGAAGAGTAAAAGCCCAGCATCGTCTGCGAGCTGTTTGGGTATTGgcgaaagataagaaagtCTGTGAGACTGATTCGCTGGAGGACAACCAGGATGGTGATGCGACAGCCGAAGATCAGTTCATGGCTGAACAGGGGAAACCCAAAGGTCATGGTGGATGTGGTCACGAGCAACCGTTATGGCGGAAGAAGGGTCTAAAGCTTACTGGTATATGGAAACCTACGGATAAAGGAGAG GATACTGCTGAACCTGAAGAACGCAACGTATCTCCAGGAGAGGTACATAATATCCTCAAGAAGATCCCACCTGAAGATTTGCATATCATGGGTCTGAACGCTGAATACGCTAGACCAGATTGGATGATTCTTACAGTCTTGCCCGTCCCACCAGCAGCTGTCCGACCTTCAATCGCCATCGATGGAGGAGCTTTAcgaagtgaagatgatttgacgTACAAATtacaatcgatcatcaaattcaatGGTATTGTCAGGCGGATGGAAGCGGAAGGTGTACCTCCGAGCGTGGTCAACGAGCAATTCGATTTACTGCAGTATCACGTCGCTACTTATATGGACAACGAGATTGCTGGTTTACCGAGGGATCAGCATAAAGCTGGAAGagctatcaaagctatcaGAGCGAGATTGAAGGGAAAAGAGGGTAGAATGAGAGGAAACTTGATGGGTAAACGAGTGGACTTCTCAGCTCGTACGGTTATTACTGGTGATCCCAATCTGCAGTTGGACCAGGTTGGTGTTCCCAGGAGTATAGCCATGACTCTGACTTATCCTGAGAGAG TGACCCCATACAATATCGTCTATCTGCAAACTCTGGTGAATAACGGTCCTGCAACGTACCCTGGTGCCAGATATTACGTCAAGGATACTGGAGAACGTGTGGATTTGAAGTATAGGAAATCCGGTGAACCCATCAGTTTGCAGTTTGGTTGGATCGTAGAGAGACACCTCAAGGATGGAGA CTTCGTTCTATTCAATCGTCAACCGAGTTTGCATAAAATGTCCATGATGTCGCATAGGGTCAAGCTTATGAACTATTCTA CTTTCCGTCTGAATCTTTCGGT CACTTCACCTTATAATGCCGATTTCGATGGTGACGAAATGAACTTGCA CGTACCGCAAAGCGAAGAGACGCGAGCAGAGCTCAGTCAGATAGCTTGGGTTCCCAGACAG ATTGTCTCGCCCCAGGCGAACAAGCCCGTCATGGGTATCGTGCAAGATACTCTCTGTGGTATCCGAAAGTTTACCTTACGAGATAACCTTCTCGATTGGCTACAAGTGCAGCATATCCTCCTTTGGACTGTCGGCTGGGACGGTACAATACCGCCGCCTGCTATTCTCAAGCCTAAACCAATGTGGACTGGTAAACAGCTTCTATCGATGACGATTCCCAAAGGTATCAATATCAccaagaagaacaatgaGAAGCCATCACCCATTGATGTGACCGATGAGAATGTGTTGATAGACAACGGTGAATTGATATACGGTACCATCGTAAAAAACATGGCTGGTGCTGCCAACGACGGTTTGGTACATGTCATCTTCCGAGAATTAGGTCCAGTAGCAGCCCGAGATTGGTTTTCAGCTTGTCAACAGATGATCAATTTCTGGCTATTACATTACGGTTTCTCGGTTGGTATCGGTGATACCATCGTCGACAAAGCTACCATGGCAGGAATTACAAATCGAATGGTGGAAGCTAAAGAGGCGGTACAAAGGCTGATCTCAGAAGCAGAGGCGAACAAGATGAAACCTAAACCAGGTATGACGATCAGAGAAACCTTAGAAGCGTCAATTGCCAATGAATTGAACAAAGCGAGAGATTGGACCGGTAAAACCACGCAGGATAACCTGAAGGGAGATAACAATGTCAAACAGATGGTAGTGTCTGGATCAAAAGGTTCTTTCATCAATATCTCTCAGATGTCAGGTGTCGTAGGACAACAGTTCGTCGAAGGAAAACGTATAACGTTCGGGTTCAAGCATCGTTCACTACCGCATTTCTCCAGGGATGATTATGGTCCAGAATCAAGAGGTTTCGTAGAGAATTCGTATCTTCGAGGATTAACTCCTCAAGAGTTCTGGTTCCACGCCatgggaggaagagaaggtttGATTGATACTGCGGTGAAAACTGCTGAAACGGGTTATATCCAGCGAAGATTGGTCAAAGCGatggaagatctcaaagTTGGATATGATGGTACGGTGAGAAACTCGGTTGGAGATGTAGTACAATTCTTATacggtgaagatggtatggatgGTTCTGCAATGGAGaagcag AGTCTCGATATCATCCGTCTATCAAATAAAGCTTTCGAGCGAAGATACAAGATCGACGTCTTGAGTGCTACAGGTGGTTTCAAGAAGGGTGCTTTGCAAGCAGGTATCGATCAGAGCTCAGTGGAGTTGCAGACGTTACTCGACGAGGAGTTCCGTCAATATACCGAAGATCGACAATTGCTCAGAGACCATATCTACACCGATGGTACTCCTggtcatcctcttcctgtcAACATTCAACGAGTCATCCAGAACTCTCAGCAGATCTTCCATATTGATCCTAGAGTTCCTAGTGATCTAGACCCAGCATACCTTATAGAGCAGCGACAAGCTCTTTCAGATCGATTGGTGGTGGTTCGAGGTGACGACAAGCTCAGTAGAGATGCTCAGCATAACGCCACTCTCGTCTTCAACATGCTCCTTCGATCACATCTTGCCACCCGTCGAGTGATAGAAGAGTATCACCTGAATAGAGAAGCTTTCGATTGGGTTATTGGAGAAATTGAGCAAATCTTCAATAAAGCTGTCGTCAACGCATCTGAAATGGTCGGAACCCTCGCTGCGCAGTCTATCGGTGAACCTGCTACCCAGATGACATTGAACACATTCCATTATGCGGGTGTAGCTTCTAAATCTGTCACCGGTGGTGTACCCCGATTGAAGGAAATCATCAACGTCGCGGTGAACATCCGAACTCCTGCGCTGAATGTCTATCTTGATCCCGAATACAGTCGtactgaagaagatgctcATCAGATCATGCGAAAACTCACCTACACCCGTCTCAGAGACATCACTGCATCAGTCGAGATTTTCTATGATCCTAAGTTGGATTCAACAGATATCGAGGAGGATCAAGATTTCGTGGATGCGTTCTTCGCTATcccagatgaagatattcGATTGGAACTACACTCGCCATGGTTGCTTCGTTTAGAACTTGATCGAGCCaaggtattggaaggtgGTTATGAGATGTCTCAAATTGTAAATGCCATAGCAGaacaagttggaaaagaTGTCTTTGTGATACACTCAGAAGATAACGCGCCTAAATTGATTATCCGATTGAGAGTAGTGgccgagaaagaagatgaagagttaCTAGGTGACGAAGATATGTTCCTGAAGCGAATCGAAGGTACCTTGTTGGATCAAGTGGTGTTGGGTGGTATCAAAGGTATCCAGAGAGTGTTCATCTCAGAAGGTAAACAGGTGGTGCTTTCCCAACATGGTGAATACGATCAAGCGAAAGAGTGGTTCCTCGAAACGGATGGTATCAACCTGAAGGAAGTCATGGCTGtagatggtgtagatggacCGCGAACCTACTCTAACAACTGTTACGAGGTATACACAACTCTCGGTATTGAAGGTGCTCGAAATGCCCTATACAAGGAATTGAACGGTGTTATAGAAATGGGTGGTTCATATGTCAACTATCGACACTTGGCTTTACTCTGTGATCTTATGTGTTCAAAAGGATCTTTAATGTCAATTACTCGACATGGTATCAACCGTACGGACGCTGGTGCCTTATCGCGATCATCTTTCGAAGAGACCGTCGAAATTCTCTTGGAAGCTGCGGCAGTAGGTGACGTAGATGATTGTCGAGGCGTAGCGGAGAATGTACTTCTTGGTCAAATGGCACCTATGGGAACAGGAGCGTTCGACGTATCGTTAGACATGAACATGTTGAAGGATGTGATTGTCGATCATCGATTACCTGTTCAAAACATGTTGGCTGCCTCTGGTGGATTAGCGGGAGGTATGACACCTGGTGGAGCTATGACGCCCTACGACAACTTCTCACCAATGTGGGATGGAGCGAAAGGATCAGTCGGATCAGCTGCTTTCTCACCAATGCAAACTTCAAataatgaagaaggtggtaatTTCGCCTATATGGGATACGGAACCTCACCAATGCACGGTGGAATGTCACCTGCAGCAGCTggatattcaccttcttcacctgctggATATTCTCCTACTTCCCCATTCGCAGTTACAAGTCCAGCCTATTCGCCCACATCACCCTTCGCAGGTGCTGGCGCGGCTTCACCATGGGTACCaagaggtggatttggaggagCCACTTCACCTGCTTAttcacctacttcacctcAATACTCACCGTCTAGTCCTCAATTCTCACCCGCCTCGccatccttctcaccctcctcACCCACGTACTCGCCCGCCTCACCTGCATATGCAGGAACAGGTGCTGGTGCAGGTATGAACCGAGCTTCACCTTATTCCCCTGCTTCGCCTGCCTATTCCCCTACTTCACCAATGGGAGGTATGGGAGTTACCTCACCACAGTACTCGCCTACTAGTCCTAGATACTCGCCTGCTTCGCCTGCGTTCTCACCAACCTCACCGACTTATAGTCCAACTAGTCCGGCGGCATTCCAAGCTACCAGTCCAAGGTATTC CCCAACGAGTCCTCAATTCAGCCCCACGTCTCCTACTTACTCTCCTGCTAGTCCTGCATACTCACCTGCCAGTCCAGCTTATTCCCCTGCCAGTCCAGCGTACAG TCCTGCCTCACCCGCCTATTCGCCTGCATCACCTGCATACGGTGTGAATGGCAATGCGGCTCAGGCCAACGGACAAAATGGAGCTGGACAGAGACCTAATGGAAATGCCAATGGACAAGTAAGACCTGGATGGGGCAATACAGGTACCTATGGTGCTAGTCCAAGTTGGAAGAGTTGA